A region from the Musa acuminata AAA Group cultivar baxijiao chromosome BXJ1-10, Cavendish_Baxijiao_AAA, whole genome shotgun sequence genome encodes:
- the LOC104000503 gene encoding transcription factor SRM1 yields the protein MVMEEVSCSSSWTREQEKAFENALATHPEDCSDWWEKIAANVPGKSIEDVKNHYELLLEDINGIESGRVPLPCYPSLSDGDDHANDGVSGKKGGLSHGDPSHSGKASKSDQERKKGIAWTEDEHRLFLLGLDKYGKGDWRSISRNFVISRTPTQVASHAQKYFIRLNSMNKERRRTSIHDITSVGNIDISTQPPITGQTSSPVAATGSSINQSPQPYGTAIGQPVGGPMMPAVGTPINLPVPGAPHMAYGVRAVVPGAQVNIPPSTYPMPPTSCNR from the exons ATGGTGATGGAAGAAGTGAGCTGCAGTTCATCCTGGACAAGGGAGCAGGAAAAAGCATTTGAAAATGCTTTGGCAACGCATCCTGAGGATTGCAGCGACTGGTGGGAGAAAATTGCCGCCAATGTGCCTGGGAAATCAATAGAGGATGTAAAGAACCACTATGAGCTTTTGCTAGAGGATATCAATGGAATCGAGTCTGGCCGAGTCCCTCTACCTTGCTATCCATCTTTGTCGGACGGTGATGACCATGCTAATGATGGCGTTAGTGGTAAGAAGGGAGGGCTTTCACATGGTGATCCCAGTCATAGTGGGAAAGCTTCGAAATCAGATCAAGAACGCAAAAAGGGAATCGCATGGACTGAGGATGAACACAG ATTGTTCCTTCTTGGACTTGATAAATATGGCAAAGGTGATTGGAGAAGCATTTCTCGGAATTTCGTAATATCGAGAACACCTACACAGGTCGCAAGCCATGCCCAAAAGTACTTCATTCGGTTGAACTCGATGAACAAAGAGCGGAGAAGGACCAGCATCCATGATATCACCAGTGTCGGCAACATAGACATATCGACTCAACCGCCAATCACTGGTCAAACGAGCAGTCCAGTTGCAGCTACGGGGAGTTCGATCAACCAATCTCCTCAGCCATATGGAACTGCCATCGGACAGCCGGTTGGTGGTCCTATGATGCCAGCAGTAGGCACTCCGATTAATCTTCCTGTTCCCGGAGCACCTCATATGGCTTATGGGGTTCGAGCAGTGGTTCCTGGTGCCCAAGTGAACATTCCACCAAGTACGTATCCGATGCCGCCAACATCGTGTAATCGATAG
- the LOC135585898 gene encoding uncharacterized protein LOC135585898 isoform X2: MAWFLAAIAVSISFWVISLSRILSSSSCVPSNPPFFRTGSGKKRNVLLVIAHPDDESMFFAPTILFLNSEGHNIHILCISTGNAEGVGNNRKEEIYRACAILKIPLQQVKVLDHPCLQDGFKNTWDHELLARLIEDEIKVRDIDSVIQITVMFIMEFACSYLPISKGNLRPGNLSAEAFFANILALWMCGYRLFHLHIIDRHKSIVYSTIVHPKVILQWLSTKANGFGLGSYLCSSPVTPT, from the exons ATGGCCTGGTTCTTGGCGGCCATTGCTGTGTCGATCTCGTTCTGGGTGATATCTTTGTCGAGAatcctgtcttcttcttcttgcgttccttCGAATCCTCCGTTCTTCCGTACTG GATCCGGCAAGAAGAGGAATGTCCTGTTGGTTATTGCCCATCCCGATGACGAATCGAT GTTTTTTGCCCCAACAATTCTTTTCTTGAATTCAGAAGGACATAATATTCATATTTTGTGCATCTCAACTG GTAATGCCGAAGGTGTTGGAAATAATCGTAAAGAAGAAATTTACAGGGCATGTGCTATATTAAAG ATTCCACTACAACAAGTAAAGGTCCTGGACCATCCCTGTTTGCAG GATGGATTCAAGAACACTTGGGACCATGAACTATTGGCAAGACTTATTGAAGATGAAATTAAAGTGCGGGATATTGACTCA GTCATCCAAATCACCGTGATGTTCATCATGGAATTCG CATGCTCCTATCTGCCAATAAGCAAAGGAAATTTGAGGCCTGGGAACTT GTCAGCCGAAGCATTTTTCGCAAATATACTGGCCCTTTGGATGTGTGGTTATCGATTGTTTCATCTTCATATTATCGACAGACACAAATCTATTGTTTACTCAACAATCGTCCATCCAAAAGTTATCTTGCAATGGCTGAGCACCAAAGCCAATGGGTTTG GTTTAGGAAGTTATTTGTGCTCTTCTCCAGTTACACCTACATGA
- the LOC135595356 gene encoding tetraspanin-19-like isoform X2, with amino-acid sequence MGWWVRSCLQSVLKMVNSMIGLTGMGMILYALWMLRSWYKHLDGTSFGVSGSTPPWFIYTFLGLGISLCLITCVGHIAAETANSYCLSCYMVFVFLFITLEAAITAFIFLNRDWEEDFPEDPTGEFNELKNFVKSNFEMCEWIGLLVVATQALSIFAAMVLRALGPDSGTDCDSDDDAIPARLPLLRNQV; translated from the exons atGGGTTGGTGGGTGAGGAGTTGCCTGCAGTCGGTGCTGAAGATGGTGAACTCGATGATCGGGTTGACGGGGATGGGAATGATCCTCTACGCTCTGTGGATGCTTCGCTCGTGGTACAAGCACCTGGATGGTACCTCCTTCGGAGTCTCCGGTTCCACGCCTCCATG GTTCATTTACACTTTTCTTGGACTAGGCATCTCCCTTTGTTTGATAACATGCGTGGGTCACATCGCTGCTGAAACAGCTAACAGTTATTGTCTTTCTTGT TACATGGTATTTGTCTTTCTATTTATTACATTGGAGGCTGCAATTACTGCATTTATATTTCTGAACAGAGACTGGGAGGAG GATTTTCCTGAGGATCCAACGGGAGAGTTCAATGAATTAAAGAATTTCGTGAAATCAAATTTTGAAATGTGTGAATGGATAGGTTTGTTGGTTGTGGCTACACAG GCATTATCTATCTTCGCGGCAATGGTGCTTAGGGCACTTGGACCCGACAGTGGAACTGATTGCGACAGCGATGACGACGCCATACCTGCTAGGCTGCCCCTTCTGAGAAACCAGGTTTAG
- the LOC135585898 gene encoding uncharacterized protein LOC135585898 isoform X3: MAWFLAAIAVSISFWVISLSRILSSSSCVPSNPPFFRTGSGKKRNVLLVIAHPDDESMFFAPTILFLNSEGHNIHILCISTGNAEGVGNNRKEEIYRACAILKIPLQQVKVLDHPCLQDGFKNTWDHELLARLIEDEIKVRDIDSLITFDDFGVSGHPNHRDVHHGIRSAEAFFANILALWMCGYRLFHLHIIDRHKSIVYSTIVHPKVILQWLSTKANGFGLGSYLCSSPVTPT, translated from the exons ATGGCCTGGTTCTTGGCGGCCATTGCTGTGTCGATCTCGTTCTGGGTGATATCTTTGTCGAGAatcctgtcttcttcttcttgcgttccttCGAATCCTCCGTTCTTCCGTACTG GATCCGGCAAGAAGAGGAATGTCCTGTTGGTTATTGCCCATCCCGATGACGAATCGAT GTTTTTTGCCCCAACAATTCTTTTCTTGAATTCAGAAGGACATAATATTCATATTTTGTGCATCTCAACTG GTAATGCCGAAGGTGTTGGAAATAATCGTAAAGAAGAAATTTACAGGGCATGTGCTATATTAAAG ATTCCACTACAACAAGTAAAGGTCCTGGACCATCCCTGTTTGCAG GATGGATTCAAGAACACTTGGGACCATGAACTATTGGCAAGACTTATTGAAGATGAAATTAAAGTGCGGGATATTGACTCA cTGATTACGTTTGATGATTTTGGAGTGTCAGGTCATCCAAATCACCGTGATGTTCATCATGGAATTCG GTCAGCCGAAGCATTTTTCGCAAATATACTGGCCCTTTGGATGTGTGGTTATCGATTGTTTCATCTTCATATTATCGACAGACACAAATCTATTGTTTACTCAACAATCGTCCATCCAAAAGTTATCTTGCAATGGCTGAGCACCAAAGCCAATGGGTTTG GTTTAGGAAGTTATTTGTGCTCTTCTCCAGTTACACCTACATGA
- the LOC135582176 gene encoding probable apyrase 7 — protein MQLSSSLHDLKTLSEQNSGEDDDLESDRSYGDAKPFRALQREGATSSFSKDKSYPTIPTTRKKWLWATVGIIALLLLFSLILLCSGFYSTFLSHEASEHYVILDCGSTGTRVYVYKWTFDQNKGHRNLPIALKSLPQRNPRTQSGRAYHRMETEPGFDKLVHDKYGLRAVLQPLLLWAEKQIPKHAHKDTSLFLYATAGVRRLPKSDSDWLLDKAWTILKKSSFLCRRDWIKLISGMEEAYYGWIALNHHMGLLGSLPAGKTYGSLDLGGSSLQVTFETETPIHADTSISLRIASANHHLSAYSLSGYGLNDAFDKSVAHLFRKFVGTGAGLNNKLQLKHPCLNNGYRDKYTCSRCASVKQEGSPLTGGKTMSKKKTGIVVELIGAPQWEECRSLARLTVNRSAWSNFSSGIDCELKPCALSDGLPQPRGKFYAMSGFYVVFRFFNLSSEASLEDVLIMGQKFCGKTWKVAKNSVAAQPFIEQYCFRAPYVASLLRDGLHIKDNQVIIGSGSITWTLGVALLEAGQALSKRVEVKGYEIIYRDIHPAIFVVIFFVSVLLLCCALSCVSNWMPRFLRRSCILLFRYKSLTNSVLNIPSPFRFQRRSPIISGDGRVKTPLSPTISGSQQHPFNMGQGLGGSSVHLSESSVLPLVVSHSYSSGSLGQMQFGSGAGSFWPPHRGKTTLSSRRSQSREDLSSSLADAHVVKV, from the exons ATGCAACTTTCCTCATCTCTCCATGATCTGAAAACATTATCTGAACAAAATTCAGGTGAGGATGATGATCTTGAAAGCGATAGGAGTTATGGAGATGCAAAACCTTTTCGTGCTCTTCAAAGGGAAGGTGCCACATCAAGTTTTTCAAAGGATAAGTCCTATCCAACTATTCCAACTACAAGGAAGAAATGGCTTTGGGCAACAGTAGGCATTATTGCACTACTATTATTGTTCTCATTGATCTTACTATGTTCTGGATTCTACAGTACTTTTTTGTCACATGAAGCATCTGAGCATTATGTTATACTTGATTGTGGTAGTACTGGCACTCGGGTTTATGTTTACAAGTGGACTTTTGATCAAAATAAAGGACATAGAAACTTGCCTATTGCATTGAAATCCTTACCTCAAAGAAATCCTAGAACACAGAGTGGCCGTGCTTATCACCGTATGGAAACAGAGCCAGGTTTTGATAAGCTTGTTCATGACAAATATGGCTTAAGGGCTGTTTTGCAGCCACTCCTACTGTGGGCTGAGAAACAAATACCAAAGCATGCTCATAAAGATACATCACTTTTTCTATATGCTACAGCTGGAGTTCGCAGGTTACCTAAGTCTGATTCAGACTGGCTTCTGGATAAAGCATGGACCATTTTGAAGAAATCATCATTTTTATGCAGGAGAGATTGGATTAAGCTTATATCTGGCATGGAGGAAGCCTATTATGGGTGGATAGCTCTTAATCATCACATGGGTTTATTGGGTTCCTTGCCAGCTGGAAAAACATACGGTTCACTTGATCTAGGTGGTTCGTCGTTGCAAGTTACTTTTGAGACAGAGACGCCCATACATGCTGATACAAGTATAAGTTTGAGAATTGCATCTGCTAATCACCATCTTAGTGCATATTCTTTATCAGGATATGGATTGAATGATGCATTTGACAAGTCTGTGGCCCATCTTTTCAGAAAGTTTGTGGGTACAGGAGCTGGTTTGAATAATAAGTTACAGCTTAAACATCCTTGCTTAAATAATGGTTATAGGGACAAGTATACCTGTTCTCGTTGTGCCTCAGTTAAGCAAGAAGGAAGTCCTTTGACTGGAGGGAAAACCATGAGCAAGAAGAAAACTGGAATAGTTGTTGAATTGATTGGTGCCCCACAATGGGAAGAATGTCGTTCACTTGCAAGATTAACAGTTAATCGGTCAGCATGGTCTAACTTCAGTTCTGGAATTGATTGTGAACTTAAACCCTGTGCTCTGAGTGATGGTTTACCTCAGCCACGTGGGAAATTCTATGCCATGTCAGGTTTCTATGTGGTTTTTCGGTTTTTTAACTTGTCCTCCGAGGCTTCACTTGAAGATGTATTAATAATGGGTCAGAAATTTTGTGGAAAAACCTGGAAAGTTGCAAAGAATAGTGTTGCAGCGCAGCCTTTTATAGAACAATATTGCTTTAGGGCCCCCTATGTTGCATCCCTTTTGAGAGATGGGTTGCACATTAAGGATAATCAGGTGATTATTGGTTCTGGAAGTATTACTTGGACCCTCGGGGTTGCCTTATTGGAGGCTGGACAAGCATTGTCCAAGAGAGTTGAAGTAAAAGGCTATGAAATAATATATAGAGACATACATCCAGCTATTTTTGTAGTAATCTTTTTTGTCTCGGTTTTACTACTTTGTTGTGCATTGTCATGTGTAAGCAATTGGATGCCAAGATTTCTCCGACGATCTTGCATCTTACTCTTCAggtataagagtttgacaaactcTGTTCTTAATATCCCTTCCCCTTTCAGATTCCAGCGGCGGAGTCCTATTATCTCAG GTGATGGAAGGGTAAAGACACCACTCAGTCCTACCATTAGTGGTTCTCAGCAGCATCCATTTAACATGGGACAGGGCTTGGGAGGCAGCAGCGTTCATCTTAGTGAATCTTCTGTGCTTCCTTTGGTTGTCTCTCATAGTTATTCATCTGGTAGTTTAGGCCAAATGCAGTTTGGCAGTGGAGCAGGATCCTTCTGGCCACCTCACCGGGGTAAGACAACACTTTCAAGCCGCAGATCTCAGTCAAGAGAAGACCTCAGTTCTTCATTAGCAGATGCCCATGTGGTGAAGGTTTGA
- the LOC135585898 gene encoding uncharacterized protein LOC135585898 isoform X4 translates to MEYSEEEPMFFAPTILFLNSEGHNIHILCISTGNAEGVGNNRKEEIYRACAILKIPLQQVKVLDHPCLQDGFKNTWDHELLARLIEDEIKVRDIDSLITFDDFGVSGHPNHRDVHHGIRMLLSANKQRKFEAWELVSRSIFRKYTGPLDVWLSIVSSSYYRQTQIYCLLNNRPSKSYLAMAEHQSQWVWFRKLFVLFSSYTYMNTLQKIIDLE, encoded by the exons ATGGAGTATTCCGAAGAGGAACCGAT GTTTTTTGCCCCAACAATTCTTTTCTTGAATTCAGAAGGACATAATATTCATATTTTGTGCATCTCAACTG GTAATGCCGAAGGTGTTGGAAATAATCGTAAAGAAGAAATTTACAGGGCATGTGCTATATTAAAG ATTCCACTACAACAAGTAAAGGTCCTGGACCATCCCTGTTTGCAG GATGGATTCAAGAACACTTGGGACCATGAACTATTGGCAAGACTTATTGAAGATGAAATTAAAGTGCGGGATATTGACTCA cTGATTACGTTTGATGATTTTGGAGTGTCAGGTCATCCAAATCACCGTGATGTTCATCATGGAATTCG CATGCTCCTATCTGCCAATAAGCAAAGGAAATTTGAGGCCTGGGAACTT GTCAGCCGAAGCATTTTTCGCAAATATACTGGCCCTTTGGATGTGTGGTTATCGATTGTTTCATCTTCATATTATCGACAGACACAAATCTATTGTTTACTCAACAATCGTCCATCCAAAAGTTATCTTGCAATGGCTGAGCACCAAAGCCAATGGGTTTG GTTTAGGAAGTTATTTGTGCTCTTCTCCAGTTACACCTACATGAATACGCTGCAGAAGATTATTGACTTGGAGTGA
- the LOC135595356 gene encoding tetraspanin-19-like isoform X1: MGWWVRSCLQSVLKMVNSMIGLTGMGMILYALWMLRSWYKHLDGTSFGVSGSTPPWFIYTFLGLGISLCLITCVGHIAAETANSYCLSCYMVFVFLFITLEAAITAFIFLNRDWEEDFPEDPTGEFNELKNFVKSNFEMCEWIGLLVVATQALSIFAAMVLRALGPDSGTDCDSDDDAIPARLPLLRNQVNR, encoded by the exons atGGGTTGGTGGGTGAGGAGTTGCCTGCAGTCGGTGCTGAAGATGGTGAACTCGATGATCGGGTTGACGGGGATGGGAATGATCCTCTACGCTCTGTGGATGCTTCGCTCGTGGTACAAGCACCTGGATGGTACCTCCTTCGGAGTCTCCGGTTCCACGCCTCCATG GTTCATTTACACTTTTCTTGGACTAGGCATCTCCCTTTGTTTGATAACATGCGTGGGTCACATCGCTGCTGAAACAGCTAACAGTTATTGTCTTTCTTGT TACATGGTATTTGTCTTTCTATTTATTACATTGGAGGCTGCAATTACTGCATTTATATTTCTGAACAGAGACTGGGAGGAG GATTTTCCTGAGGATCCAACGGGAGAGTTCAATGAATTAAAGAATTTCGTGAAATCAAATTTTGAAATGTGTGAATGGATAGGTTTGTTGGTTGTGGCTACACAG GCATTATCTATCTTCGCGGCAATGGTGCTTAGGGCACTTGGACCCGACAGTGGAACTGATTGCGACAGCGATGACGACGCCATACCTGCTAGGCTGCCCCTTCTGAGAAACCAG GTCAATCGATGA
- the LOC135585898 gene encoding uncharacterized protein LOC135585898 isoform X1: MAWFLAAIAVSISFWVISLSRILSSSSCVPSNPPFFRTGSGKKRNVLLVIAHPDDESMFFAPTILFLNSEGHNIHILCISTGNAEGVGNNRKEEIYRACAILKIPLQQVKVLDHPCLQDGFKNTWDHELLARLIEDEIKVRDIDSLITFDDFGVSGHPNHRDVHHGIRMLLSANKQRKFEAWELVSRSIFRKYTGPLDVWLSIVSSSYYRQTQIYCLLNNRPSKSYLAMAEHQSQWVWFRKLFVLFSSYTYMNTLQKIIDLE, from the exons ATGGCCTGGTTCTTGGCGGCCATTGCTGTGTCGATCTCGTTCTGGGTGATATCTTTGTCGAGAatcctgtcttcttcttcttgcgttccttCGAATCCTCCGTTCTTCCGTACTG GATCCGGCAAGAAGAGGAATGTCCTGTTGGTTATTGCCCATCCCGATGACGAATCGAT GTTTTTTGCCCCAACAATTCTTTTCTTGAATTCAGAAGGACATAATATTCATATTTTGTGCATCTCAACTG GTAATGCCGAAGGTGTTGGAAATAATCGTAAAGAAGAAATTTACAGGGCATGTGCTATATTAAAG ATTCCACTACAACAAGTAAAGGTCCTGGACCATCCCTGTTTGCAG GATGGATTCAAGAACACTTGGGACCATGAACTATTGGCAAGACTTATTGAAGATGAAATTAAAGTGCGGGATATTGACTCA cTGATTACGTTTGATGATTTTGGAGTGTCAGGTCATCCAAATCACCGTGATGTTCATCATGGAATTCG CATGCTCCTATCTGCCAATAAGCAAAGGAAATTTGAGGCCTGGGAACTT GTCAGCCGAAGCATTTTTCGCAAATATACTGGCCCTTTGGATGTGTGGTTATCGATTGTTTCATCTTCATATTATCGACAGACACAAATCTATTGTTTACTCAACAATCGTCCATCCAAAAGTTATCTTGCAATGGCTGAGCACCAAAGCCAATGGGTTTG GTTTAGGAAGTTATTTGTGCTCTTCTCCAGTTACACCTACATGAATACGCTGCAGAAGATTATTGACTTGGAGTGA
- the LOC104000507 gene encoding stem-specific protein TSJT1-like, with product MLAIFHKTVAHPPQELGCSESTSTVPPMPGYSRRQPKNPDEILRDFHSAHPAHAFCATFSGGAALACLGPRAPPPSLLHRRWFCSFDEVYCMFVGSLDNLSSLVRQYGLCGKSTNEALLVIEAYRTLRDRGPYPADQVVKDLGGSFAFVVYDNKTGAVFAALSSDGGVPLHWGIAADGSVVICDDREIMKGSCGKSYAPFPAGCMFHSEGGLRSFEHPTKKMQAMPRVDSEGMMCGASFKVDAFSKIATMPRVGSAANWTSWDDSY from the exons ATGTTGGCTATATTCCACAAAACGGTCGCCCACCCTCCTCAGGAGCTCGGctgctccgagtccacctccactgTCCCTCCCATGCCCGGCTACAGCCGGCGGCAACCCAAGAACCCCGACGAGATCCTCAGGGACTTCCACTCCGCCCACCCCGCCCACGCCTTCTGTGCCACCTTCAGCGGCGGCGCCGCCCTCGCCTGCCTCGGCCCCCGCGCCCCGCCTCCCTCCCTCCTCCACCGGAG GTGGTTCTGTAGCTTTGATGAAGTATACTGCATGTTCGTAGGGAGCCTCGACAATCTGAGCTCCCTCGTCAGGCAGTACGGGCTCTGCGGCAAGTCCACCAACGAGGCGCTGTTGGTGATCGAGGCCTACCGGACGCTGCGCGACCGCGGGCCGTACCCGGCCGACCAGGTCGTGAAGGACCTCGGCGGTAGCTTCGCCTTCGTCGTCTACGACAACAAGACCGGCGCCGTCTTCGCGGCCCTG AGCTCGGACGGCGGCGTGCCACTGCACTGGGGCATCGCGGCGGATGGCTCCGTGGTGATCTGTGACGACAGGGAGATCATGAAGGGAAGCTGCGGCAAGTCTTATGCTCCGTTCCCAGCAG GGTGCATGTTCCACAGTGAGGGAGGGTTGAGGAGCTTCGAGCACCCGACGAAGAAGATGCAGGCGATGCCGAGGGTGGACAGCGAGGGAATGATGTGCGGCGCCAGCTTCAAGGTGGACGCCTTCTCGAAGATCGCCACCATGCCCCGGGTGGGCAGCGCCGCCAACTGGACCTCGTGGGATGACTCCTACTGA
- the LOC135595357 gene encoding GEM-like protein 7 — protein MKNINHHQAGGVPIRSIGYAAEVAGKPAVSTDLNRLCLQTTSSDSSQYKQKEVDSLMAWMSKFRKKADSYMKGIKYHVSLGPKISETVKGKLSLGAKILQAGGVERVFRQNFSVAKGEKLLKAFQCYLSTTAGPIAGLLFISTDKIAFRSDRSLRITSPKGNLARVPYKVLIPVGRVKRASLSENSDKPHQKYIQIVTGDDFEFWFMGFLCYQRSLKYLRRAISRSQVGVLQ, from the exons ATGAAGAACATAAACCATCATCAAGCTGGAGGTGTTCCTATTAGGTCGATCGGATATGCAGCTGAAGTGGCTGGAAAACCTGCTGTTTCTACAGATCTTAATAGACTCTGTCTTCAAACCACTTCGTCAGATTCCTCCCAGTATAAACAGA AAGAAGTGGATTCACTAATGGCTTGGATGAGCAAATTCAGAAAGAAGGCAGACAGCTACATGAAAGGCATAAAATATCATG TGAGTCTAGGGCCCAAAATCTCGGAGACAGTGAAGGGAAAATTGAGCTTGGGTGCAAAGATTCTTCAAGCTGGAGGTGTTGAAAGAGTCTTCAGGCAGAATTTCTCGGTTGCAAAAGGAGAGAAGCTGTTGAAGGCATTCCAGTGCTATCTGTCAACCACAGCAGGCCCTATAGCAGGACTGCTCTTCATTTCCACTGACAAGATAGCGTTCCGGAGTGATCGATCCCTCAGGATCACTTCTCCCAAAGGAAATTTGGCGAGAGTTCCTTACAAG GTTTTGATCCCAGTAGGAAGGGTGAAAAGGGCCAGCCTGAGTGAGAACTCAGACAAGCCTCATCAAAAGTACATCCAGATTGTCACCGGGGATGATTTTGAGTTCTGGTTTATGGGTTTTCTCTGTTATCAGAGATCTCTGAAGTACTTAAGAAGAGCAATCTCAAGATCTCAAGTAGGAGTTCTGCAGTGA